One segment of Phaeacidiphilus oryzae TH49 DNA contains the following:
- a CDS encoding outer membrane protein assembly factor BamB family protein — protein sequence MGHRTRRGVGLLALVLLLVGLSALTGCEAGSTAGAQPTPLTPGASALGPPRPAAPGDWPVYHRDPLRTGAAAGPAPAAGLRTDWTAHLDGTVYGQPLLIRGRVLAATENDSVYALDPATGHVLWRRHLGTPVPLSELPCGSIDPLGITGTPAYDPATGMVLVVAETTGARHWLLGLDAGSGALRLSREVEPPHGDRTAEQQRAALAVSRGRVYIAYGGLNGDCGRYLGSVLSVPVTGGGPVYSFTVPTSREGGIWAPGGPVADGSLLYVAVGNGAATGGSWDGSDSVTALATPTLRRVGAFAPADWAKDNASDSDLGSLTPVRVGRFLLQAGKSGTVYLLDARHLGGIGGQLAGIQSCPAYGAAAVRGLTVYLPCRSGLQQITVGADGTLRTGWRFPLGQGGSPVLGPGPGGHGGAVWVADWGTGTLHVLDAATGRQLASLALGTLPHFVSPVLAGGRAYVGTTAGVTAIGGA from the coding sequence ATGGGCCATCGCACGAGGCGCGGCGTCGGGCTGCTCGCCCTGGTCCTGCTGCTGGTCGGGCTGTCCGCACTGACCGGCTGCGAGGCCGGGAGCACCGCCGGCGCCCAGCCCACTCCGCTGACGCCGGGCGCCTCGGCCCTCGGCCCCCCGCGGCCCGCCGCCCCCGGGGACTGGCCGGTCTACCACAGGGACCCCCTGCGCACCGGCGCCGCCGCCGGGCCCGCGCCGGCGGCCGGGCTCCGTACCGACTGGACCGCCCATCTGGACGGCACCGTCTACGGCCAGCCGCTGCTGATCCGCGGCCGGGTGCTGGCCGCCACCGAGAACGATTCGGTCTACGCCCTCGACCCGGCCACCGGCCACGTCCTGTGGCGCCGCCACCTGGGCACCCCCGTCCCGCTCTCCGAGCTGCCCTGCGGCAGCATCGACCCGCTCGGGATCACCGGCACCCCCGCCTACGACCCGGCCACCGGCATGGTGCTGGTGGTCGCCGAGACCACCGGGGCCCGGCACTGGCTCCTCGGCCTCGACGCCGGGTCGGGCGCCCTGCGGCTCAGCCGGGAGGTCGAGCCGCCGCACGGCGACCGCACCGCCGAACAGCAGCGGGCGGCGCTCGCCGTCTCCCGCGGCCGGGTGTACATCGCCTACGGCGGCCTCAACGGGGACTGCGGGCGGTACCTCGGCTCGGTCCTCTCGGTGCCGGTCACCGGCGGCGGCCCGGTCTACTCCTTCACCGTCCCCACCTCCCGGGAGGGCGGCATCTGGGCGCCCGGCGGCCCGGTGGCGGACGGTTCCCTGCTCTATGTGGCGGTCGGCAACGGCGCCGCCACCGGCGGGAGTTGGGACGGCTCGGACTCGGTCACCGCGCTCGCCACGCCCACCCTGCGCCGGGTCGGCGCCTTCGCCCCGGCGGACTGGGCCAAGGACAACGCCTCGGACTCCGACCTCGGTTCGCTCACCCCCGTGCGGGTCGGCCGGTTCCTCCTCCAGGCCGGGAAGTCGGGAACGGTCTACCTGCTGGACGCCCGCCACCTCGGCGGGATCGGCGGTCAGCTCGCCGGCATCCAGTCCTGCCCGGCCTACGGCGCCGCCGCCGTCCGGGGCCTGACGGTGTATCTGCCCTGCCGCAGCGGCCTCCAGCAGATCACCGTCGGCGCGGACGGCACCCTGCGCACCGGCTGGCGATTCCCCCTCGGCCAGGGCGGCTCGCCGGTCCTCGGACCGGGCCCCGGCGGGCACGGCGGCGCGGTCTGGGTCGCGGACTGGGGGACCGGGACACTCCACGTGCTGGACGCGGCGACCGGCCGGCAACTCGCCTCCCTCGCGCTGGGAACGCTGCCGCACTTCGTCTCGCCGGTGCTGGCCGGCGGCCGCGCCTACGTCGGTACCACGGCCGGGGTCACCGCGATCGGCGGGGCATGA
- a CDS encoding glycoside hydrolase family 38 N-terminal domain-containing protein, with the protein MRITAIEATDLFVGTAAAPRQVVRVTLTGGPAGDGGGPGQRVGEPVRLRIEGPAVRTPEPAEVPAPAPGEERTAEVGVELAAPVLEGATRPVTVIAETAEGQRAAQAEERITAAVPGWTMFLVSHFHYDPVWWATQAAFTATWYDIPAAEERRPKEIVRTAFDLVRAHLDAARHDPDYKFVLAELDYLKPYWDARPEDRADLARFLREGRVELVGGTYNEPNTNLTHPESTARNAVLGVGYQREVLGGDPRTGWMLDVFGHDPAYPGLMADAGLTASSWARGPFHQWGPRTHVGDNARMQFPAEFEWISPSGRGLLTSYMPNHYSAGWAIEQQAGTLDEAMEQAYLQYAQLKPAAATRNLMLPVGGDHVVPSRWSTGIHRGWAERYVWPRFRVALPREYLDAVREERGDRPFRPQTRDMNPVYTGKDVSYTDTKQAQRAAETAVLDAERLAALATLTGGRYPHAALDKAWRLLAYGAHHDAVTGSESDQVYLDLLAGWREAYELGEEVRTAAADLLAALVDTGDGGPPGGRPVLAFNTLSWARDGEVLLTLRRAAAGGARGAAVLTHDGVPVPAVSEATRRHPDGSLAETTLRWTAREVPALGYRLYRVVDADTLPEPWRRVEGAAAGNERFLVQADPVRGGALSSIRDLRSGRELLRPDALGAELTLQEEYAGHPRWGEGPWHLLPKGPGLRGGTDGELVGEVRAEESALGRRVLSTVRLAGLDVTQEVTLRAGAEQIDFRTHVDGSIGSDRLLRVRFGLDLPGAKPVHEVGYAAIGRPFGFPDADSGPHPWTLDNPAHTWAGLGATVRIALHRPDRVVEEHAVGVAEVVHPDGDAETGDDASAEVRALLAALAAQGVTATGTLPDGPRYGAPDLDSNLPDLRIALGGPERSGYTAAVLRDLDPAYTKALAENGRVFVAAGRPQRDGWQPDAEQTGVRDLPLLIVADPVERLCADLADAVIEVRQGELPGSREPFAGASVALLNRGTPSHVAEVDGTLCLSLMRSCTSWPSGVWLDGERRTAPDGSGFQLQHWSHTFEYALVAGGPDWRAAGFVRAGQEYNHRLIARAVEPAGGGGLPPVASLASVEPESAVLSALKARGNPYATGRTAEEDPGAADPVELTARVYESTGQPVRARLRLRPGIAAAARTDLLEEERREELTVDREGGAELPLGPAEVATVALTPAGALRPGRGRRRWGRPSSRSSPCRPATGCTTGARRRWATSRWASTSRMPRAEGTRATAGCTRYG; encoded by the coding sequence ATGCGCATCACCGCCATCGAGGCCACCGATCTCTTCGTCGGCACCGCCGCCGCTCCGCGCCAGGTCGTCAGGGTGACCCTGACAGGCGGCCCGGCGGGCGACGGCGGCGGGCCCGGGCAGCGGGTGGGCGAGCCGGTACGGCTGCGGATCGAGGGCCCCGCGGTCCGCACCCCCGAGCCCGCCGAGGTCCCGGCGCCGGCGCCGGGGGAGGAGCGCACCGCGGAGGTCGGCGTGGAGCTCGCCGCGCCGGTGCTGGAGGGCGCGACCCGCCCGGTGACGGTGATCGCGGAGACCGCGGAGGGGCAGCGGGCGGCGCAGGCCGAGGAGCGGATCACCGCGGCCGTCCCCGGCTGGACCATGTTCCTGGTCTCGCACTTCCACTACGACCCCGTCTGGTGGGCCACCCAGGCCGCCTTCACCGCCACCTGGTACGACATCCCGGCGGCCGAGGAGCGCCGGCCGAAGGAGATCGTCCGTACCGCCTTCGACCTGGTGCGGGCCCATCTGGACGCGGCCCGGCACGATCCGGACTACAAGTTCGTGCTGGCCGAGCTGGACTATCTGAAGCCGTACTGGGACGCCCGCCCCGAGGACCGGGCCGATCTGGCCCGCTTCCTCCGCGAGGGGCGGGTGGAGCTGGTCGGCGGGACCTACAACGAGCCCAACACCAACCTGACCCACCCCGAGTCCACCGCCCGCAACGCCGTCCTGGGCGTCGGCTACCAGCGCGAGGTGCTCGGCGGGGACCCGCGCACCGGCTGGATGCTGGACGTGTTCGGCCACGACCCCGCCTATCCGGGGCTGATGGCCGACGCCGGGCTGACCGCCTCCTCCTGGGCCCGCGGCCCCTTCCACCAGTGGGGGCCGCGCACCCACGTCGGGGACAACGCGCGGATGCAGTTCCCGGCCGAGTTCGAGTGGATCTCGCCCAGCGGCCGCGGCCTGCTGACTAGCTACATGCCCAACCACTACTCGGCCGGCTGGGCCATCGAGCAGCAGGCCGGGACCCTCGACGAGGCGATGGAGCAGGCGTATCTGCAGTACGCCCAGCTCAAGCCGGCCGCGGCCACCCGGAACCTCATGCTGCCGGTCGGCGGCGACCATGTGGTGCCCTCCCGCTGGTCCACCGGGATCCACCGGGGCTGGGCCGAGCGGTACGTGTGGCCGCGGTTCCGGGTCGCGCTGCCGCGCGAGTACCTGGACGCCGTCCGCGAGGAGCGCGGCGACCGCCCGTTCCGGCCGCAGACCCGGGACATGAACCCGGTCTACACCGGCAAGGACGTCTCCTACACCGACACCAAGCAGGCCCAGCGGGCGGCCGAGACCGCCGTCCTGGACGCCGAGCGGCTGGCCGCGCTGGCCACCCTCACCGGCGGCCGCTATCCGCACGCCGCCCTGGACAAGGCCTGGCGGCTGCTGGCCTACGGGGCCCACCACGACGCCGTCACCGGCAGCGAGTCCGACCAGGTCTACCTCGACCTGCTGGCCGGCTGGCGGGAGGCGTACGAGCTGGGCGAGGAGGTGCGGACGGCGGCGGCCGACCTACTGGCGGCGCTGGTGGACACCGGGGACGGCGGCCCGCCCGGAGGGAGGCCCGTACTGGCCTTCAACACCCTCTCCTGGGCGCGGGACGGAGAGGTCCTGCTGACCCTCCGCCGGGCCGCGGCCGGCGGAGCGCGCGGTGCGGCCGTCCTCACCCACGACGGGGTGCCGGTACCGGCCGTGAGCGAGGCGACCCGGCGCCATCCGGACGGCAGCCTGGCCGAGACCACCCTGCGCTGGACCGCCCGCGAGGTCCCCGCCCTGGGATACCGGCTCTACCGGGTGGTGGACGCGGACACCCTGCCCGAACCCTGGCGGCGGGTGGAGGGCGCGGCCGCGGGCAACGAGCGCTTCCTGGTGCAGGCCGATCCGGTCCGCGGGGGCGCGCTGAGCTCGATCCGCGACCTCCGTTCCGGCCGCGAGCTGCTGCGCCCGGACGCGCTGGGCGCCGAGCTCACCCTCCAGGAGGAGTACGCCGGGCACCCGCGGTGGGGCGAGGGGCCCTGGCATCTGCTGCCCAAGGGTCCGGGACTGCGCGGCGGCACCGACGGCGAGCTGGTCGGCGAGGTCCGGGCGGAGGAGTCGGCGCTGGGCCGGCGGGTGCTCTCGACGGTCCGCCTGGCCGGACTGGACGTCACCCAGGAGGTGACCCTGCGGGCCGGGGCCGAGCAGATCGACTTCCGCACCCACGTCGACGGCTCGATCGGCTCCGACCGGCTGCTCCGCGTTCGCTTCGGCCTCGACCTGCCCGGCGCCAAGCCGGTGCACGAGGTCGGATACGCGGCCATCGGCCGGCCCTTCGGCTTCCCGGACGCCGACTCCGGGCCGCATCCCTGGACGCTGGACAACCCCGCGCACACCTGGGCCGGGCTCGGCGCCACCGTCCGGATCGCCCTCCACCGCCCGGACCGGGTGGTCGAGGAGCACGCGGTGGGCGTCGCCGAGGTGGTCCACCCGGACGGCGACGCCGAGACCGGCGACGACGCCTCCGCGGAGGTCCGGGCCCTGCTGGCGGCGCTTGCCGCGCAGGGCGTCACGGCCACCGGCACCCTCCCGGACGGTCCCCGCTACGGCGCCCCCGATCTCGACTCCAACCTCCCCGACCTGCGGATCGCCCTGGGCGGGCCGGAGCGCAGCGGCTACACCGCCGCCGTCCTGCGCGACCTCGACCCGGCGTACACCAAGGCGCTGGCCGAGAACGGCCGGGTGTTCGTGGCCGCCGGGCGCCCCCAGCGGGACGGCTGGCAGCCGGACGCCGAGCAGACCGGAGTCCGGGACCTGCCGCTGCTGATCGTGGCCGACCCGGTGGAACGGCTCTGCGCCGACCTGGCGGACGCGGTGATCGAGGTCCGCCAGGGCGAGCTGCCCGGCAGCCGGGAGCCCTTCGCCGGGGCGTCGGTGGCGCTGCTCAACCGGGGGACGCCGAGCCACGTCGCGGAGGTGGACGGCACCCTCTGCCTCAGCCTGATGCGCTCCTGCACCTCCTGGCCGAGCGGGGTGTGGCTGGACGGGGAGCGGCGGACCGCGCCGGACGGCAGCGGATTCCAGCTCCAGCACTGGTCGCACACCTTCGAGTACGCCCTGGTCGCGGGCGGCCCGGACTGGCGGGCGGCCGGCTTCGTGCGGGCCGGGCAGGAGTACAACCACCGGCTGATCGCCCGTGCGGTGGAGCCGGCGGGCGGCGGCGGACTGCCGCCGGTGGCGAGCCTGGCCTCGGTCGAGCCGGAGAGCGCGGTGCTCAGCGCCCTCAAGGCGCGCGGCAATCCGTACGCCACCGGGCGCACCGCGGAGGAGGACCCGGGGGCGGCGGACCCCGTGGAACTCACCGCCCGGGTCTACGAGTCCACCGGGCAGCCGGTCCGCGCCCGGCTCCGGCTG
- the htpX gene encoding zinc metalloprotease HtpX → MKTRFQPDRKLSVRMGTTLFLLGLLYVGFAAALIVLLKSVAAVVVILGALLFAQFWFSDRVALFAMKAREVTPEEEPDLHALIDRLCATADMPKPKVAISELGLPNAFATGRNAEHSVICVTRGLIRRLDDEELKGVLAHELSHVAHRDVAVITIASFLGVLAGLLVRVTMYSSMFGGRGRKDQNTMMILLAVMAVSIAVYSLSFVLIRALSRYRELAADRSAALLTAKPSALASALTKLSSDISRIPSEDLRTAGAFNAFFFTPAAAERGASGGGLFSTHPSLEKRLEQLARISRELGE, encoded by the coding sequence GTGAAGACCCGATTCCAGCCGGACCGCAAGCTGAGCGTGCGGATGGGCACGACCCTGTTTCTGCTCGGCCTGCTCTACGTGGGTTTCGCCGCCGCCCTGATCGTGCTGCTCAAGTCGGTGGCCGCGGTCGTGGTGATCCTCGGTGCCCTGCTCTTCGCCCAGTTCTGGTTCTCGGACCGGGTCGCCCTCTTCGCCATGAAGGCCCGCGAGGTGACGCCCGAGGAGGAACCGGACCTCCACGCGCTGATCGACCGGCTGTGCGCGACCGCCGACATGCCCAAGCCCAAGGTCGCCATCTCCGAGCTCGGCCTGCCCAACGCCTTCGCCACCGGCCGCAACGCCGAGCACTCGGTGATCTGCGTGACCAGGGGCCTGATCCGGCGACTCGACGACGAGGAGCTCAAGGGCGTGCTGGCGCACGAGCTCTCGCATGTGGCGCACCGCGACGTCGCGGTGATCACCATCGCCTCGTTCCTGGGCGTGCTGGCCGGCCTGCTGGTCCGGGTCACCATGTACAGCAGCATGTTCGGCGGCCGGGGCCGCAAGGACCAGAACACGATGATGATCCTGCTGGCGGTGATGGCGGTCTCGATCGCGGTCTACTCGCTGAGCTTCGTGCTGATCCGGGCCCTCTCCCGGTACCGCGAGCTGGCCGCGGACCGCTCGGCGGCGCTGCTCACCGCGAAGCCGTCGGCGCTGGCCTCCGCGCTGACCAAGCTCTCCAGCGACATCTCCCGGATCCCCAGCGAGGACCTCCGCACCGCCGGGGCGTTCAACGCCTTCTTCTTCACCCCGGCCGCGGCCGAGCGCGGCGCCTCCGGCGGCGGGCTCTTCTCCACCCACCCCTCGCTGGAGAAGCGGCTGGAACAACTCGCCCGGATCTCGCGGGAACTGGGCGAATGA
- the pgi gene encoding glucose-6-phosphate isomerase translates to MSESTAQAQARLDKLPEWEALGKHREALGDTHLRELFAADPDRAERYTLRVGDLYIDYSKQLVTDETLELLRRLAAVRRVAELRDAMFRGEKINVTEDRAVLHVALRSHPEEVIEVDGVNVVPEVHQVLDKMAEFSTRVRSGEWKGSTGRRIRNVVNIGIGGSDLGPAMAYEALRPYSDRNLNFFFVSNVDGADLHEALQGLDPAETLFLVASKTFTTIETMTNASSARKWLLDGLGAGQEAVAKHFVALSTNTEKVSEFGIDPENMFVFWDWVGGRYSYDSAIGLSLMIAIGPDRFREMLEGFHTVDEHFRTAPPERNAPMLLGLLGIWYGAFFDAQSHAVLPYSHYLSKFTAYLQQLDMESNGKSVTRQGEPVHWTTGPVVWGTPGTNGQHAYYQLIHQGTKVIPADLIGFAQPVAELEPMLKDQHDLLMANLFAQGQALAFGKTAEEVRAEGVPEHQVTARTFHGNHPTTTVLAESLTPSVLGQLVALYEHKVFTQGAVWNIDSFDQWGVELGKVLAKRVEPALTEGAEVPGLDASTANLVGEYRRLRGRG, encoded by the coding sequence GTGTCGGAATCCACTGCGCAGGCCCAGGCCCGGCTGGACAAGCTGCCGGAATGGGAGGCGCTGGGCAAGCACCGCGAGGCGCTGGGCGACACCCATCTGCGCGAGCTGTTCGCCGCCGACCCGGACCGCGCCGAGCGGTACACCCTGAGGGTCGGGGACCTGTACATCGACTACTCCAAGCAGCTCGTCACCGATGAGACGCTGGAGCTGCTGCGCCGGCTGGCGGCGGTCCGCCGGGTCGCCGAGCTGCGGGACGCGATGTTCCGCGGGGAGAAGATCAACGTCACCGAGGACCGCGCGGTGCTGCACGTCGCCCTCCGCTCCCACCCGGAGGAGGTGATCGAGGTCGACGGGGTCAACGTGGTCCCCGAGGTGCACCAAGTCCTGGACAAGATGGCCGAGTTCAGCACGCGGGTGCGCAGCGGCGAGTGGAAGGGCTCCACCGGCAGGCGGATCCGCAACGTCGTCAACATCGGCATCGGCGGCTCGGACCTCGGCCCCGCGATGGCCTACGAGGCGCTGCGGCCGTACTCCGACCGCAACCTGAACTTCTTCTTCGTCTCCAATGTCGACGGCGCCGACCTCCACGAGGCTCTGCAGGGCCTCGACCCGGCCGAGACCCTCTTCCTGGTCGCGTCCAAGACCTTCACCACCATCGAGACCATGACCAACGCCTCCTCCGCCCGGAAGTGGCTGCTGGACGGCCTGGGCGCCGGCCAGGAGGCGGTGGCCAAGCACTTCGTGGCGCTCTCCACCAACACCGAGAAGGTCTCCGAGTTCGGCATCGACCCGGAGAACATGTTCGTCTTCTGGGACTGGGTCGGTGGCCGCTACTCCTACGACTCGGCGATCGGCCTCTCGCTGATGATCGCCATCGGTCCGGACCGGTTCCGGGAGATGCTGGAGGGCTTCCACACCGTCGACGAGCACTTCCGCACCGCCCCGCCGGAGCGCAACGCGCCGATGCTCCTCGGCCTCCTCGGCATCTGGTACGGCGCCTTCTTCGACGCCCAGTCGCACGCGGTGCTGCCGTACTCCCACTACCTGTCCAAGTTCACCGCGTACCTCCAGCAGCTGGACATGGAGTCCAACGGGAAGTCGGTCACCCGCCAGGGCGAGCCGGTGCACTGGACCACCGGCCCGGTGGTCTGGGGCACCCCGGGCACCAACGGCCAGCACGCCTACTACCAGCTGATCCACCAGGGCACCAAGGTGATCCCGGCGGACCTGATCGGCTTCGCCCAGCCGGTCGCCGAGCTGGAGCCGATGCTCAAGGACCAGCACGACCTGCTGATGGCCAACCTCTTCGCGCAGGGCCAGGCGCTGGCCTTCGGCAAGACCGCGGAGGAGGTGCGGGCCGAGGGCGTGCCCGAGCACCAGGTCACCGCGCGGACCTTCCACGGCAACCACCCGACCACCACCGTCCTGGCGGAGTCGCTCACCCCCTCGGTGCTCGGCCAGCTGGTCGCGCTCTACGAGCACAAGGTGTTCACCCAGGGCGCGGTCTGGAACATCGACTCCTTCGACCAGTGGGGAGTCGAGCTGGGCAAGGTGCTGGCCAAGCGGGTCGAGCCGGCCCTGACCGAGGGCGCCGAGGTGCCAGGTCTCGACGCCTCCACGGCGAACCTGGTGGGGGAGTACCGCCGGCTGCGCGGCCGCGGCTGA
- a CDS encoding GntR family transcriptional regulator, with protein sequence MGGRPSAMEGAPTLTRSSLREQVRELLLEGLLSGRWQPGERIVERRVAAELMVSQAPVREALRELETLRLIETVPGKGARVRNFTPEDLAETFPVRAGLERVAAELGADRLAEDPKQLEEHVEAMRHSVSIGDTDAEQREVLAFHRAIVEASGNRVLVYSWESLGIEVWSALSLRWFRPHTHDNAAEHQPLIDAFRRRDPDVADQVYQHVLNCSPAVPGTSPAED encoded by the coding sequence ATGGGCGGTCGGCCCTCGGCGATGGAAGGCGCGCCCACGCTCACCCGCAGCTCGCTGCGCGAGCAGGTGCGAGAACTCCTCCTGGAGGGGCTCCTCTCCGGCCGGTGGCAGCCCGGTGAGCGGATCGTGGAGCGGCGGGTCGCGGCCGAGCTGATGGTGAGCCAGGCGCCGGTGCGCGAGGCCCTGCGCGAGCTGGAGACCCTCCGGCTGATCGAGACGGTGCCCGGTAAGGGCGCCCGGGTCCGCAACTTCACCCCCGAGGATCTGGCCGAGACCTTCCCGGTACGGGCCGGCCTGGAGCGGGTCGCCGCCGAGCTGGGCGCGGACCGTCTGGCCGAGGACCCCAAGCAGCTGGAGGAGCACGTCGAGGCGATGCGGCACTCGGTGTCGATCGGCGACACCGACGCCGAGCAGCGCGAGGTGCTGGCCTTCCACCGGGCCATCGTGGAGGCCTCCGGCAACAGGGTCCTGGTCTACTCCTGGGAGTCCCTGGGCATCGAGGTGTGGAGCGCCCTCTCGCTGCGCTGGTTCCGCCCGCACACCCATGACAACGCCGCCGAGCACCAGCCGCTGATCGACGCCTTCCGGCGCCGCGACCCGGACGTGGCCGACCAGGTCTACCAGCACGTCCTGAACTGCTCCCCGGCCGTCCCCGGCACCTCGCCCGCCGAGGACTGA
- the lgt gene encoding prolipoprotein diacylglyceryl transferase, protein MELAYLPSPSQGVWHVGPVPIRAYALCIIAGIVVAVWLTQRRWAARGGNREDVFDIALWAVPFGIVGGRLYHVITDPELYFTRGEQPIRALYIWDGGLGIWGAVALGAVGAWIGCRRKNIRLSAFADALAPGLILAQAIGRWGNYFNQELYGDPTKLPWGLEIHKAMPDGTVVHGVFQPTFLYESLWDAAACVALLLIDRRFRLHSARLFALYAAIYTAGRGWIEALRSDHANHFLGLRLNDWTSLVVFLAAIAFFLATRKRPVPEHGLRLRAPSEPDPEPQQATAAAPSS, encoded by the coding sequence ATGGAATTGGCCTACCTCCCCAGCCCGTCGCAGGGCGTGTGGCACGTCGGGCCGGTCCCGATCCGCGCCTACGCGCTGTGCATCATCGCCGGGATCGTGGTGGCGGTCTGGCTCACCCAGCGGCGCTGGGCGGCACGCGGCGGCAACCGCGAGGACGTCTTCGACATCGCCCTGTGGGCGGTGCCGTTCGGCATCGTCGGAGGCCGGCTCTACCACGTCATCACCGATCCCGAGCTGTACTTCACCCGCGGTGAGCAGCCGATCCGGGCGCTGTACATCTGGGACGGCGGCCTCGGCATCTGGGGCGCGGTGGCGCTGGGCGCGGTCGGCGCCTGGATCGGCTGCCGCCGCAAGAACATCCGGCTCTCCGCGTTCGCGGACGCGCTGGCGCCGGGCCTGATCCTGGCCCAGGCGATCGGCCGCTGGGGGAACTACTTCAACCAGGAGCTGTACGGCGACCCGACGAAGCTGCCGTGGGGCCTGGAGATCCACAAGGCCATGCCGGACGGCACCGTCGTCCACGGGGTCTTCCAGCCGACCTTCCTCTACGAGTCGCTGTGGGACGCGGCGGCGTGCGTCGCGCTGCTGCTGATCGACCGCAGGTTCCGGCTCCACTCGGCCCGGCTCTTCGCGCTGTACGCGGCGATCTACACGGCCGGGCGGGGGTGGATCGAGGCCCTCCGCAGCGACCACGCCAACCACTTCCTCGGCCTCCGGCTGAACGACTGGACCTCGCTGGTCGTCTTCCTCGCCGCGATCGCCTTCTTCCTGGCCACCCGCAAGCGCCCGGTGCCGGAACACGGCCTCCGGCTCCGCGCGCCCTCGGAGCCGGACCCCGAGCCGCAGCAGGCGACCGCGGCCGCGCCGAGCTCCTGA
- a CDS encoding lysozyme produces the protein MSAICHAHGIWRTIAKPLALAALAASTVLGFAGTPSSAAPANHITHPQLDWAGSQVAKHQPAAVSAPPAVSPFATQTPGLDVSAYQGNVAWSTVAADGARFAYVKATESTSYTNPYFSQQYTGSYNAGIIRGAYHFATPDTSSGATQADYFVAHGGGWSGDGKTLPGMLDLEWNPYGATCYGLSASGMVNWVLSFSNEYHAKTGRWPVIYTATSWWSQCTGNLGAFASTNPLFIANYNGSPGTMPYNWTYQTIWQWADSGTFPGDQDRFNGDYSRVQALANG, from the coding sequence TTGAGCGCGATTTGTCATGCCCATGGCATTTGGCGCACCATTGCCAAGCCGCTCGCCCTCGCCGCGCTTGCGGCCTCCACCGTGCTGGGGTTCGCCGGCACGCCGTCCAGCGCGGCCCCCGCGAACCACATCACCCACCCCCAGCTGGACTGGGCGGGCTCCCAGGTCGCCAAGCACCAGCCGGCCGCCGTGTCCGCCCCGCCCGCGGTCAGCCCGTTCGCGACCCAGACCCCCGGTCTGGACGTCAGCGCCTACCAGGGGAACGTCGCCTGGTCGACGGTGGCCGCCGACGGCGCCAGGTTCGCCTACGTCAAGGCGACCGAGTCCACCAGCTACACCAACCCGTACTTCTCGCAGCAGTACACCGGCTCCTACAACGCCGGGATCATCCGCGGGGCCTACCACTTCGCCACCCCGGACACCTCCTCCGGCGCCACCCAGGCGGACTACTTCGTCGCCCACGGCGGCGGCTGGTCGGGCGACGGGAAGACCCTCCCCGGCATGCTCGACCTGGAGTGGAACCCGTACGGCGCGACCTGCTACGGGCTCTCCGCCTCCGGGATGGTCAACTGGGTGCTCTCGTTCAGCAACGAGTACCACGCCAAGACCGGGCGCTGGCCGGTGATCTACACCGCGACCAGCTGGTGGAGCCAGTGCACCGGCAACCTGGGGGCGTTCGCCTCCACCAACCCGCTCTTCATCGCGAACTACAACGGCAGCCCCGGCACCATGCCGTACAACTGGACCTACCAGACCATCTGGCAGTGGGCCGACTCCGGCACCTTCCCCGGCGACCAGGACCGGTTCAACGGCGACTACAGCCGCGTCCAGGCCCTGGCCAACGGGTGA